The Lolium rigidum isolate FL_2022 chromosome 1, APGP_CSIRO_Lrig_0.1, whole genome shotgun sequence region ccatctcgttcatattgcctgcactatatatatgtcctaactatattgttgtgtacactATTatatatgcagaatgaagattaaggaatgcgaagtaaggaacatccatgatgttgggttcattgacccacattagagcatcaccccgccgacgtggaggaagacctgtggcggtttcttaaaaagcaggaactcaaaagtgatattctatttccttaccattttgggtgagtgtttctgtcttgagcacattctcttttgtttactccatgcatgatatgtggccggctaatcgatgagttatgcatgactgtgcatgtattgtgtctgcaggttccactggattctgctaataattaAATTTGACACCTCCACatgtctcgtccacgactctctgaatctggaagcaaagctttggggcgacatgagaagaatgctgcagaagtaattattttcattcatttgcgctctatatcgatcggcctatttcgttcatttcctaatatcaagtaactaataactctctggttcatttaattttctttgcctcgtagggtttggagacggttcacagatgaaacggtcggtgaattcaaaaaagagctacaattcatGCGGTCAGTGGctgcgactggggatattcagccaccggggaccaatctatgtggatactatgtctgtgagatgatccggagatacacctctgagcgggttccgtgtgatAATAATgagaagaggaataacctccggaagatgcttagtccagaagctcgcttccgaccacttcaagaggaactagctggatggtacacgagggaagtcatcgatcctaaaggagaacactatgtagaggacgtagaacttcatatgcattaaattatgtatggaaacttgttcaaaattgtatatggacatccgatgatattgaatatatattgtatattcctcttgaattctttttggttctaatttcaaatttgtttgaaattgtacattcatatgcatgtatgtactagtaccgtagaatatgtgaaactccttcaaaactaaaataaaacacaaaagaaataaaacaatacaaattaaaaagaaaccaggtttagggagggggggctaaaaccctaaacctgcggcggtcgcggttggccagaagaaccgcgactaaaggtcctccgccccgacggtcgcctggcgcccacgtggacgggcctttagtcgcggttcgtaagcaatcgcgactaaagggagggggggggggtgctttagtcccgcatatttaatctcggttgcgcaaccggtattaatggagattgcgaaccgcgactaatggaccTTTTTCCACCGGTGCAAATAATATGGCAGCACCAAGTCTCCAAACGAACTGGTGCGCGggttgattttattcaaacataaggTAACATTTCCAAAAATGCTATAACCAATGTCAGCAATTTTACCCGTTGCTTAGGCCTTAGGGTAGAAACTACAGGTGCAGGTGCAGCCGATGCACATATTCTTCTGGTGCACTGGATACGTACTCGTAAATTCATGCATGGATCTTAGTGACCATGGGAAGTGGGAAATAAATTCCACAGCCGGTGGATACAAGATGGACGTTCTTTTCTATGAAGATTATATTTTGCAAAAAATCCACCAGTTTATTAACCATCAATAGTACGTAGTATAAATCATTTAAAAAGTAATATAAACTAGAAATAAATATTCCGATCACCTAGCGAAGACTACATACACTAGGCGCGCCGTTGTTGTCGCCCTTACATCGCCGGAACCAAACAAAACTTCTCGCGGTAGAGCTTGTGTAGTAGACATACAAGATATTGTCGTGCTAAGCCCCAAGAGACCAGCACACGAGACCAGCAATTGTCATGTAGATCGGAGTTGACTGACATGAAAACAGACCAACAAGCACGAAAACTGATCGGATCCTGGGAGATCCACCAGACACACTATTACACGCGTCCTTCGCCAGCACTACCGGAATGAGGATAGGGCATAGATAACCTTATTCTAACTTCAGGATGCAGCCTGTAGCCTCACCATCTCGACAAAGACACCAAAAACAACCAAAATAAAGAATTAAAACTTCCCGTTGGCGAGAGTCCGTGGTCCGCAACACCTCCAAAAAACCAAGGCCATTGGAGgcagagctgaccggcggcattgCCGACGAGGAGAAGGGACCCCAGACGGTTTATTGAGACGAAGACTGACGTTGTTGAACAAGAAAAGACAAGCTGGCTGGCTAGTTTGAGGGGGCGACGAATGCAGCCTTGAGGTTCGAGTCGGACGAGCCACCCTCGAACACCGCTTCTCGTGCCTTGCCCCTCCACATCTTGGCCTTGGCGCGCACCACCTCGGACGTGGCGAGGCCAAGGCACCTCTGCAGCTCGCCGGCGTCCAGGATGCCATCCTTGTCACTCACAACGACCCTGACCCCGGTGCCTAGCTGCTCCATCAACCATGCGTTAGTGCCCTGGTCCGACCACTGCGGGACACCCACAACCGGCACCCCGCACGACACGCTCTCTAGCGTGGAGTTCCAACCGCAGTGGGTCACGAAGCACCCCACTGCCGGGTGTGACAGGACCTTCCCCTGGTCGCACCACTCCACCACaatgccggcgccggcgccgtggccgtgcTCCTCGTCGCCGCGGGGGTTATCCTTCCTCAGCACCCACAGGAACGGGCGGCCGCTTTCTGTCATGCCGCGATCCACCTCCGCGATCTGCCGCTTGCTCATCACCGACGTACTCCCGAACGAGATGTACACCACCGACCCAGCCGGCCTCTCGTCCAGCCACTGAAGGTAGTCCTTGCCATCCTGCTTGAATAGATCGTTGTCCTGGGACAGCGAGGTCGCCGCCGGGCCGGCGTCGAGGAAGGAGAGCACGGGGCCGACGGGGAGGACGTCAAGGCCGTGCTGCCGCAGCGACGCCACGGCCTCTGGCTCCATGGCGTTGAACGTGTTGGCCAACACGGTGGGTCTGTGGTCGCCGAAGAAGAGCTCGCGGAAGGCCGTGTTCACCATGGCGAACGGGTCGTCGTCAGACGTGCCGGTGAGGAGGAACGACGGCAGGTCGCGCGTGAGAAGCGTTGCCGGGAGCCCCGGGACGTGGACAGCCGCCGTCAAGTCGGTCGTCGCGCCGGCGGTGCCACCAAGGACGTGGAAGTAGCAAGCCAGCACGGTGGCCGACTGGATCCAGTACAGCACAGACGGTACACCGTGCTCCCGGGCGACGCCGGCGACCCAGGAGAGGAGCATAGTGTACACCACACGCGTGACGGGCCGTCCGGCGTCGCGGAGGCGCGCGAGCACCGCGGCCACCGCACGGGGCCCCACGAGATTGAGATGGGCAATGTAGTCGGAGTCATCAAGGGCCTTCCTTCCGTCATCATAACCATCCGAGTAGGGCATGTAGCGGACGCCGGCACTGTCGACGTGCTCCAGCTCGCCCGCCTCTGGGAACATCCTGCGGTGagcggagatggaggtggagacggTGACACTGGCCCCCGTGGCGCGCAGCATGCGCAACGCGAGGTGCCGGGCCGGTGTTATGTGGCCCTGCGCCGGGTACGACAACAGGAGGAAGTGTGGTGCCGACATGGCTAGGATTGCTGGGAGATGTGCGAGTCCAGAGAGCGTCTGTTTATGATCAGTCTACTTGCTGGACTCGGGGTGGGTGCAGTTCAGGGGTATGGACTTACCATATATATACTACTCCGTCCATTCACTTGTACTATAGTAGAAAAATGACTCCGGGTAGGTGAAGTTCAGGGGTATGTATTTAATAATATATATATACTACGTACTACCGTGACTTGTAGAAAAATGGCTGCTGGTGGCGTGTAAAAATCGCTTACCCTACTACTACTAGTCTAAATAGTATTTGCGTGCAAACTAAGAATGTCAATTTATCCACGGATACTGTATTTGTATGGCAGGATATGGGTATAATTTTATATCCATGGGTAGTATCCATATTCTACCCATTCATTCACGCATAAGACACAAATATAGTTTTATACCCATGGGTCTACCCATACCATACCCATTTATACTGACATGTGGATCTTTGCTCCTAAATGGACAAGTTATTTACCGTGTGAACCTTAAGTTGTCATCAATTATCAATTTGTTGTGTACTTGTCTAATCTTGTTGAATTATGACTTATGAGTATGTGAATTCTAAATTTTGATAATTGCCAACTCAACTACCTGTTATTGAGTTAAgttaatttttttgtcaaatgtGCTATCGCTGAATCTAAAATTATGAATAACTTGTGTAATATATATCTACCCATTGGGTACCCAACAATGGATACAGGTATCCGTTGGGTACGGGTACGTGTAGAGTTTCATACCCATAAGTATAGCTATGGGTAGTACTTTCTACCCATTAACTATAAAGTGTATGATATTGCTTTGCCCTACCCATATACCCTACCCATTGCCCTCCTTAGTGCAAACTGCACACGCTACCAATATGCACTACTGGTGGCGTAGCACTGCACGCTACTATTAGTTAGGAGAGTAGTGGCGTGTCATGCAAGGCCACGCTGCCAGTGTGTCGCAGAGTAGCAACATGTCGAATCTGTCATGTTACTGATACTAGTTAACTACATGTGCATTGCTATGGTTCTTCGAGTTTTTTTCTTGTCACACATGCAAAACATAATATACATGATAATTCAGTGTATTTAAAGAGTAAAAAATCATAATTTTATATCTTATGCATAGAAACCAACCACCCAGAATTTATCTACTATTGACTAAGTTTTTCCACTTCGCCAATGGTTTCAAGTAATAATTTTCATACACGTCCAGATGTACAAGCTTGCGTGACGATGTTAGGCCtcaaagtcatcatgatatgctTCACCTAGGTCATGTCGCTCCCTCAGTCCGTCACATTACCCGATTGAAAAGTAGAAATATGTTTATTGAAAGATTAAATTTTCTAACATAGGCCAAATTGATGGTGTTTACAATCTGTATTAcacctgggcatttctcgggccgggccgggtttcaGGCCGGGCCTGAAAAAGCCCGAACTGAAATTCCTAGGCCTGAGCCCGGCCCGACCCGACCTTCGGGCTTACAAATTAGGCCTGAACCCGGCCCGAACTACCAAAAgtccggcccggcccgacaagcCCGGCCTGAACTAGGCTTAAACTATGTTTTatgcaagcccgagcccggcccggtccGACGTTCGGGCTCGAAaatcaggcccgaacccggcccgatgtgcaagcccgacccgggattttcgggccgggccgggctgcccatgcccagctgtaatCTGTATAGATAACCTTTTTAGGTCTCTAGCAACCGCTTGCTTGAGGGTAGTCCTCTAGCTAAAGTGCAAACACACAAGATGGTTATTAGATCTTAACCATGCACCAGAAGGCTATCATGTCTCGTTACTTTCTTCGGTTCTTCACTCGGTCACTCTTGACAGTTACTTACCCATCCTCTATTATTGACTTATCAAGATAATGGCACAATTTCCCCATGACAAGAGAAAACAAATCAGATGTTTCAGTAAAATGCTACTTTTTGACTTTACACACCCAAACAGAGACATAATAATCAAAAGTATCTCCCTTCAGTTATGAGTTCGAAGCAATGCTACCTAGTGAGGTTATACCGAGGTACGTCAATTGATGGTTGAAAACTATTTCCAAGCCCCCTCTTTCGACCTATGAGGCCACTTAGAATTTCTGGAAGGGCTCTATGTTAAACTGTATAAGTGGGTTGGTCTTTTCgaatagttggttagtgcatgaagcttaacatggtataagAGCCAGGACCTCGAGTTCGAGTCTTGGTTTTCACAATTTATTTTATAAATTGTTGTTATCTCCCTCTATTGGCCTCTGGAGTTATAGGCCTCGCACGTGTTGAGTTGTCTTGGCGTCACACGTGAGAAGGATGTTAAATTGTATAAGTTGATTGCCTAGCTCTTTCCATCAAATCGATCTTTTGAAATGGTAGATTAGTGTATGAAGCCTAACACACAAAAAACACCTAACAAGTATTGAGTCTGTTGAAATAGGGAAACAATACACACCTAAACGCGTATATATAGGCAGATATAATAAGATCTGTACACATGGATGAAGCTAAACAGTATTTTTACTGGGTCATCTCTTTATCCCTCTATGTGACAGTGGGATCAGTTAAGCATTACTTAGTACAAAATAAGGAAAGATTTGTGCATTTCACTGGGATCAGCTGACACCAGTGCTGTCAATGCAGCTCCGTCGTCCCTGTCTGTACATATATAGTAAGATGAAAAAAAAAATACGAAATCAAATCGTGAGGCTCAAAAAGTAATTGGAACGAGGTCTTTCGGCGTGTCAGGCATCAAAGCACAAGCGACCAGATGACCATGCCGTTAGCATATCTGTATATCAGGCCCTCGACGTCCACCTTTTGGTAGAAATTTGATCGAGTTTGCCTTACATAACAAAACATGTTTAAATTCAATTATTTCAACTACACCAAATGATCTTATGATTTTGTGAAGGCTTTTCTGTTTTATGATTCCATGAACCCGAAAATAATAATTTGAAAGAGGTCTTCCAGCATGTCATGCATCGAAGTGCAAGCGACCAGACGATCATGCAATTAGTGTATATATGTATATCGCCCCCTCGACGTACGTTCACGTTTTGGGAGAAATTGGATTGAGTTTGCCTTACATAACCAAACAAGTCTAAATTAATTATTTTAACTACACTCAACAATCTTTCAAATTTGTCATGACTTTTCATTTTATGACTCCTTCTATACGACTTCCGTTGTTGTTTTATTGGATTCCCTTTATTTATACGCTCACGATTCAACTTCATATTTAATTACTTTTACATGCCTGCCatacaaaaatataaaataacaAAAAAAGCCGCGCATATGCGGTGCCACCTCGCTAATTGTTAGAAAGATAGTATGATCagagagtggtgttttggcaccagggagcatatgctcccggttttgaAATTTCGTTTATAAAacacttttaaaatgttgaaaagttCGGACACAAAATCTAATGGGTATATCTCAAAATTCTACACGCTCACAAGATCGTTTCACCGAAAACCCACATTTTAGTCTCATGTGAAATAAGACGAATTTGGTGTAAAAAAGGTTGTCTATGTGACATTTCTTGTCTCTTTCGCAGAAGTCACAAAGAATTCGCAAAACTTGATGTGCACATATAGAATGTTGATATGTAAGCGTGAAAATTTCGTTCAAAATTTTtggacatttctaaatggtttatCCGGTGGCAGAAGCATATGCTctcatgtgccgaattgaatttctggtaTGATCATCATTTTATATCGCACATACCCGGAGTTGAAGCGTAATAAAAATGTAACACATATTGCTAATTTTATATTCAAACCCATCTGTTTGTTATATGTGCGAAAAAaagcaagtactccctccgatctatatTAGTTGTCTCAAATATAGATGTACCAAATATATTTTAGTTCTAAATATATCTATGCTAGCGATAAGTAGTATTACGCGAAAGCACTAAATCACACCAAAAGAGAGGTGAGTGTTCTTCTTTCTGCAAACCACGTCGAAGTGATGTGTGTATACCGACAATCGTCCGAGACATAATCGTCGGTAGGCAGTTCTAGAGAAATCTTTTCACCGACTTAATCAAGTTGGCAAGCATCAAGGCCACACATGGGTGGGACATGTATGTTAACAAAAACCATGGGTGGGGCATGTTGCCATGCATAGATCACGTCGGCAGTGTCAGGTGTTGCAGTAAGATATTATAATAAAAAAAAGCTCGTGCGACGTGAGTGCATCAATATGTAGGTGGATTTGGTCGCATGCATGGGTGTGTTAACTGCAAATAGTATTCTCGTTCGGCCTATCAATCTCTGCTTTGAAAGCTTGCTTCGAAAAATAGTACTTTCTCTGATTTCACAAAAAAAATGTTAATttcatttaaatttagatgtatctaactAGTATAGATTATGTTTTTCAGGCCCTAATGATACACGAAAACCTTTTTTCCGTGTGTAGTGTGGAACCACCGAAGAAATATTTTCTGGACTGTAACATTATATTTGCACATGGCTCTTTTAAAAATAGGTATCAGCGTATATGCCCACCATCACAAATAGTTGGAGGTTGTGCACCTTGTGTAAACATTTTGAGACATCTTTTTGATGTGCATATCTCATTTTCTTCTACCCATCCCAACCGGTAGTGAATCAAAAGTCGTGTGTAGAGCTTTCCCGAGGTTGCCTCCTGGTATTCTGCCACGCGCGTAACTTCTTTGCCTTCCTCCCACGTGCCACATACGCGTTGTCGATGACTCGGCTTCCTCGGCCGTGCAAGATAAATCTCCACGTCGTCGCCCTCTTGGCACAAACCACCACTATGGTAGACACACATCACTTTGACATGGTTTGCAGAAAGAAGAAAACTCACCTCTCTTGCATCTGGCAGTGTCCGCTGGTGCATCGTCGCCGTGTGGAGTAGGCACCTTCGGTCGCGGAGGAGGGACAAGCATCTCCGGTCATAGAGGTGGAGCAATCCCTCCCGTGGAATGACCAAGCAGCCAACTCCTCGTAATCCGGCCTGGTCCTTCGATGGCGTCGAAGGAGAAAGGAATTTGGAGTATGACGAAGAGACGACAAAATCGTCGGAGGAAGACGAGACACCACATCCCGAATGGTGGGAGCTGGCTGAGCGGCAGTAAAATACATACCTACAAACTACAAAGGAAGCGTTGATGGACTGAAATACGAAAGATGACTAGAGAGTCATGAAATCCTAAATTTAATAACATTTAAGATTGCAAAGTATTGAGATATTTGATCTTATTAAAGTATGATTAGATACTTAAATCTTCTTCTGAAGAGGAAATGAAATTCATTGGAGACGAAACAAGACCGATTTGTCGTAAAATATgtttttggcaaaattcaaagagTTGTCTACATTTAAGTAGCAATGTTGTTGCACCTAGCACAAATGAACTATTTGTGGTGTTAACGTACATGATCACCTACAGGTGGAGCCCATTTTTTGAATTTGGATTCACCACCAAGTTAAACAGCCTTCCCATGAAATGATCTTTAATTAGACTAGTACAAGCCGTTGAATTGCAAGCTGAAACTGATATCTGTCGTTCATTAGACCTTTATATCATGGAATCTCTCCAAggaagggtttaaggtttagggcagTCAGGAGTTGTCCTTTTTTTACGAATATATAGGGCACAAAAAGAAAATTATAGAAAATATGACACATACAAATATTTTTCTGCAAGAATTTACGACATAAATCCCCAAACCTACAAGGTCCACGGCTACGCTAGGCTCATTTGATTCATATATAATATGTTCCTACGAATCAAACAAGTAGTGTTGGAATAAACCCCATAGGATCTAAATCGTACATACTGTCAACacaattcctatgaatcaaagaaaccctAAATAAGATATACTCCGTCTATGAATAGATGTCTGAggtttgtttaaatttaaatatatctagacattaaataacgtctagatacattcatatttagataaatctcaggcgtctatttatggacagaggtagtacagaAAATCGACATAAATCCTGAAGACAACGAGATGGCCACCCTGACGGGTTTGTGCAGTAATAAAGTAGAAAATCCATTGTTCTATTTTTGGATCTTAGTTGGAGCGGCGTTTCGGCGGTTGCACGAAGCCGTGCTGGATGTTAAGGCTGTCGAGGTACGCGTGGTGGAACGCGTGCGCCGCCTTAGCCTCATCGGCGCGCTGCTGCAATGCTGCATCCGTGGGATTTGCCGCTGCCGCGTTCCTTGCCTGCACGAAAGCTTGCAGAGCATCCCGGCATCTACAGAGTGCCGGGAACATCACATTATATACGAGCTCCCTGGCGGCCGGATCAGCCGACTGGCCGCGGGAGCTCCCTGCCTCCGCATCGTTCGCACCGGCCTTGAAGGGGAGCTCACCTGCTTGCAAAGAAGTCCATGAGGCATGCGCGGGCGGAACAGCCGGCCAGTGCCGAGCGGGCGGCGCATGCGGGGTTGCGCGGGAGTTccctgcctctgcatcaatcAGCCCGCACGGGAAGCAGCTGGCGAGGGGCTCCACGGGCAGCGTCGCCGCCGGCTGCCCGCACGGGAAGCAGCTGGCGAGGGGCTCCAcgggcagcgccgccgccggcggctgaATAACCGGCAAGTTGGTTATGCCCTGGCGCGTGATGGACGAAACGAAGGCGGCGCTGCCGCTGATTCTCCGCTTCCTTGTCGGTGGGAGGACTACGCGTGCGGCGACCAGAGCCAAATCGGAAGGCCATAGCTATGTCGATTGGTGACTGAAAATGGCGAGGTTAGGATTTGGCAGGACCGGAGTAGACGAAGTTGTTGCTTAAATAAAAATGAATATCTCGGGTTCACACTGCGAGGCAGGTAAAGTTGGTCAATGTCTCGGAAGTTGAATTATCTTTCCCCCATGGAGGGAATAaatgttactacctccatcctaCCACCTCCATccgaaagaagatggctgggattttgcctacctactgcatgtgacttgtgctcactgaagtgtggggcctcacgcatgggaaccacacgtaagtgacatacctgttggtgtaataactccagtgtttagagcatctctagtggctcctctatatgatcctctaaatgtgTATAGATGACCATGAGCTGAAAAAGCGCTTCCAGTGGCTCATCTAAACGGCCATCTAAATACAGAGGATCATCCATTTCCTCTACTCATCCTCCAAATCTGGAGGACGGAGCGAGGACCATCCAAAGCAAAATCCTTCCCGGCGCACGCGTCCCCACACACATCTGAGATCAAGAGGTCCACTTGATAGTGACTAAATAAAAAATATAGACGGTCTAGATATAGACGTTCCACTGAGATGCTCTTATAGATGGtcatctataattctatatggaGATATAGAGGTCCTCATTTAGAGGAACCAATAGACATGCTCTTATACTGTAGTAGTACAAACTTTCCTATGGATCCAAGGGTAGGAAAGCAGtttactcatttacatgacagtttattttccacgaagccaagttaactcatctatcaattggtacattttggttaaatattcaaaattttacttgaaacttgttggtcatgccattctactGGCCTAACACATTTTTTTAGCGTGGGAAGGGACCCCAAAAACTTGAAAATACGAGTGATACATCCAAAAGTACTACTACACAAGAAGCATGTCAAACTTTTGAATTAGGGCCCAATTTTATGTGTATATTTGCAACTTTTCATGCACACATGAAAACTTTGCGAACTATGAGCATTTTGGGTTGTCGCACATATAAATTTGCCTTTACTTGACTGCCATTAAACACTCATATTTcaaattttatcagtatccataaaagtttcaatgcattcataatcataatttatacctgactctttacctttgttgttctcccatccttcagtattctcctgaatccgatcaagaaggtcccttttaaactattcttcattgcgtgtaaatgatccagaacaagtagtatccagcaaggttttatcttgaaaagaaagtcttgcatagaaattattgatgtctacgggtgcttctattcttgtagacagtgttgggcctccaagagcagaggtttgtagaacagcagcaagtttcccttaagtggatcacccaaggtttatcgaactcagggaggaagaggtcaaagatatccctctcaagcaaccccgcaatcacgatacaagaagtctcttgtgtccccaacacacctaatacacttgtcagatgtataggtgcactagttcggcgaagagatggtgaaatacaagtaatatggatgtatatgagtggtaatagtaatctgaataaaatatggcagcgagtaaacatgcaacgtaacgagtaaataaacggagtttcgatgcttagaaacaaggcctagggatcatactttcactagtggacactctcaacattgatcacataataaaaccactctacactcttttgttggatgatgaacaccactaattgcgtagggctacaagagcacctcaatgccggagttaacaagctccacaacattcaatgttcatatttaaataaccttagagtgcatgatagatcattgcaattacaccaagtactaacatagcatgcgcactgtcaccatcacactatgaaggaggaatagatcacatcaatactatcatagtaatagttaacttcattatctacaagagattacaatcataacctacgccaagtactacatgatgcacacactgtcaccattacacgatggaggaggaatagagtactttaataacatcactagagtaacacatagatgaatagtgatacaaaactcatatgaatctcaatcatgtaaggcagctcatgagatcattgtattgaagtacataggagagagattaaccacatagctacaggtacagcccttagcctcgatggagaactactccctcctcatgggagacagcatcgttgatggagatggcggtggtgtcgatggaggagccttccgggggcacttccccgtcccggcggcgtgccggaacagagactcctgtcccccagatcttggcttcgcgatggcggcggccctggaaggattctcgtaccgtggcttttttcgtatcgaggttttaggtcgaggaggcttaaataggcgaagaggcggagtcggagggctgatggggcggtgacaca contains the following coding sequences:
- the LOC124707897 gene encoding phloretin 4'-O-glucosyltransferase-like, translating into MHQRTLPDARETLSGLAHLPAILAMSAPHFLLLSYPAQGHITPARHLALRMLRATGASVTVSTSISAHRRMFPEAGELEHVDSAGVRYMPYSDGYDDGRKALDDSDYIAHLNLVGPRAVAAVLARLRDAGRPVTRVVYTMLLSWVAGVAREHGVPSVLYWIQSATVLACYFHVLGGTAGATTDLTAAVHVPGLPATLLTRDLPSFLLTGTSDDDPFAMVNTAFRELFFGDHRPTVLANTFNAMEPEAVASLRQHGLDVLPVGPVLSFLDAGPAATSLSQDNDLFKQDGKDYLQWLDERPAGSVVYISFGSTSVMSKRQIAEVDRGMTESGRPFLWVLRKDNPRGDEEHGHGAGAGIVVEWCDQGKVLSHPAVGCFVTHCGWNSTLESVSCGVPVVGVPQWSDQGTNAWLMEQLGTGVRVVVSDKDGILDAGELQRCLGLATSEVVRAKAKMWRGKAREAVFEGGSSDSNLKAAFVAPSN